CAGAAATATCGCGCCGGTTGTTCGATCGGTGCTGGCATCGGCGGCCTGCCGGGCATCGCCAGCGAATCGATCGTGCTCCACGAAAAGGGTCCGAAGCGCGTTTCGCCGCATTTCGTCCATGGCCGCCTGATCAATTTGATCACCGGGCAGGTGCAGATCAAATATGGCCTGATGGGTCCGAATCACGCCGTCGTCACGGCCTGCTCAACCGGCGCGCATTCGATCGGCGATGCCGCACGGATGATCGCGATGGATGATGCCGATGTGATGCTCGCCGGTGGTGCGGAAGGCGCGATCTGCCCGCTCGGCATCGCCGGATTCGCCCAGGCTCGTGCGCTCTCGACCAATTTCAACGACACGCCGGAACGTGCCAGTCGCCCCTATGACATCGCGCGCGACGGGTTTGTCATGGGTGAGGGCGCTGGCGTTGTCTGCCTCGAGGAATATGAGCACGCCAAGGCGCGTGGCGCGAAAATCTATGCCGAAGTGATCGGCTATGGCCTGTCGGGCGACGCGTATCACGTCACCGCGCCGCACCCCGAAGGTTCGGGCGCATTCCGATCGATGGAAATGGCGATGCGGAAGTCGGGCCTGGCGCTGTCGGACATCGATTATATCAATGCGCACGGCACTTCGACTCCGCTTGGCGACGAGCTCGAATTGAATGCGGTGCGCCGCTTGTTCGGCAACAATATCGACACGCTGTCGATGAGCTCGACCAAATCGGCGATCGGGCATCTGCTCGGTGGCGCGGGCGCGGTGGAGAGCATCTTCTGCATCCTCGCGCTGCGCGATCAGATCGCGCCGCCGACGCTCAACCTCGACAATCCGAGCGAGAATTGCATCGGTGTCGATCTCGTCCCGCACAAGGCGAAGGAGCGCAAGGTCAAGGCGGTGCTGAACAATTCGTTCGGCTTTGGCGGCACCAATGCCAGCCTCGTCATGCGCGCGATCTGACCGCCTTTGCGTAGGTTCGGCTGCTCCGCGCTGGTCCTGATCCTGGCACTTGGGATCGGGCTGTTCCTGATCGTCCAATATTGGGGCGGGGCGGGGCCGCTACCGCGCAACGCGACGGTCGAGATTGCGCCGGGCACCAGTGTGGCCGGCGCGGCGGAACAACTGGAAAGGGCTGGCGCGATCGGTTCGGCGCGCAATTTCAGGACGCTGGCGCGGATCTTCGGCGGCGGACAGGGGATCAAGGCGGGCGAATATCGGCTGCCGGCGCATCTTAGCCAGGCCGATATCCTGAAGCTGCTGCAGGGCGGCAAGACCCTGCAGCGCTTCGTCATGGTCCCGGAGGGCTGGCCATCGGTAATGGTCAAGGATGCGCTGATGAAGGCCAAAGGGCTGGAGGGGCCGGTCGCGGTCCCAGTCGAGGGCACGATCCTGCCCGACAGTTACAGCTTCCAACGCGGCGATACGCGCCAGGCGATGGTGGAGCGCATGCAGCGCGCGATGACGGCATATCTTGCCAAGGCGTGGGCGAAGCGCAAACCGGGCATCGCCGTGACCACGCCACGCGATGCGCTGATCCTCGCATCGATTGTCGAGAAGGAAACCGGTAAGGAAAGCGAACGGCGCCTGGTCGCAGCGGTCTATTCCAACCGGTTGAAGCGCGGCATGATGCTTCAGGCCGACCCCACGATCATCTACCCGATCACAAAGGGGCGGCCGCTCGGTCGGCGGATCCTGGCCTCGGAAGTGCGCGCGGTGAACGGCTATAATACCTACGCGATGGTCGGGCTTCCGGCCGGGCCGATCGCCAATCCCGGTCGTGCGTCGATCGATGCGGTGCTTGACCCGGCGCAGTCGAACGCCTTGTATTTCGTCGCCGATGGCACCGGTGGCCATGTCTTTGCCGATACGCTTGAGCAGCACAACGCGAACGTGCAGAAATGGTACGCGATCAGGCGCGCGCGCGGCGAGATGTGATCCTGGTCAGGCGCTCATCCTTGGGCGCGCCCGGGCGGCAATCGGCATGATCGCTACGCCACCGGTGTTTACTGCGGTTTCGGCCTTTTGGCGGACGCGGTCGCTGGTGCGCCGGCTGAAAACACCCGTCGATGTGCGTGCATGGCAGGCGCAGCGGTTGAAGATCTTTCTGACCGAAGCGATACCTCAGGTGCAGGCATTTGCCGGCATGTCGCCATCGCGGCTCGACGATCTCCCGATCATTGACAAGGCCGCGCTGCTGGCCGATTTCGCCGCCTATAACCGGCCCGGAATCACGGTCGAGGAAGTCCGGGCCGCGCTCGACCATGGCACGGATCGCGTGCGTGGCTATCCGATCGGTCAGAGCACCGGGACCAGCGGCAATCGCGGTTATTTCGTGATCAGCGATGCCGAGCGCTTCGTGTGGCTCGGCACGATCCTCGCCAAGACTTTGCCGGACATTCTCTGGCGGCGGCACCGCGTTGCGCTTGCGCTGCCGGGGTTTTCCACGCTCTATCGTTCGGCGGAGCGTGGACGGCGGATTGCGCTGCGTTTTTTCGATCTCGCATTGGGCGTGGACGCCTGGGCCGACGATCTGGCTGCGTTCGCTCCCGACACGATCGTCGCGCCGCCCAAAATATTGCGCCGCCTTGCCGAGATGGGGCGTTTGCCGGCGCGCAATATCTTCAGTGCTGCCGAAGTTCTCGATCCGCTCGATCGCACCGTCATTGAAACCGCGACCGGCGCGCGTGTTCGTGAAATATATATGGCGACCGAGGGGTTGTTCGGCGTTGCCTGTCCGCATGGCACGCTCCATCTCGCCGAGGATGCGGTCCATTTCGAATGGCAGCCGTCGAGCGATAGCGTGCTGGTTACACCGCTGATCACCGATTTCACGCGCACGACGCAGGTCATGGCGCGGTATCGGATGAACGATCTGCTCAGGCTGTCCGACGCGGCATGTCCTTGCGGATCGCCATTGCAAGCCGTGGCGCGGATCGAGGGAAGACAGGACGACAGTTTCGAGCTGGTCGATGGCGCCGGGCAATGGCGGATGATCACTCCGGATGTTCTGCGCAACGCCGTCGTCGATGCCGATCGTCGCATTACCGATTTTCGGATCGTTCAGACCGGCCCGGCGGCGATCGCTGTGCATCTCGACACCGATTTGCCCGCTGACAGCGATGCGTTGGTCGCGGCTTCACTGCTGCGCCTGTTCACGCGCCTCGGTGTCGAAGCACCGGCATTATCCTTTCAGCGCGGCCTGACACTGGATGTCGAGCGCAAGCTTCGCCGTGTGCGGCGCGAGTGGCCTCACAGATAAAGCGTCGTCGTGCGCTTTTCGTGTGGTTGCGGACGGCCATTGGCTAGCCGCCAGACGGTCGGTCCGATCAGGTCCGCCGGGCCGACGGCGAAGTCAATCTCGTCCCAATCGGCCAGTGCATCGACCTGATCCTCCAGCACGCGCTGATCCTGGCGCAGCAAGGGCAAGTTGAAGGCCTTGAGCACCCAGCGCTTGAGCCAGGCCGGTGTAATCGCCTTGCGCGTGGTGAATAGCGCATAAGGCCGGGTCAGATTCACGTCTTCGGGCACGAAGATCGCGGTCAGGGACACGGTTAGCCCGCGCTCGGTTTCGAACACCAGCTGACCGATCGTCGGCGGGAAATAGCGGCCGATCGACACCGTGCGCTTGCCCTCGAGCAGGCGCGGCATGAAGCCGTCTGCGCGGGCATTCTCGTGATAGATCGCCTCGGCGCCGTCGGGACCAAGCGTGACGTCGACCTGCATCGCGCGACGCTTGCCGATCCCGCGCAGGAACCACGGGTGGACATAATGCGGGTGCGAGGCGTCGAGCATGTTCTCGATTCCATCGAGCAGACGCATTCTGGTCGGCTCCACCGCCCAGCAGAAATGATCGAGCGCAGGATCTTCCAGCAGGTCGGGCAGGCGCGGAAAGGGTGCCGGCGTTTCAGCAAGCGATGTCCAGACCAGGCCGGCGCGAATCACGATCGGCAAGGCCTGTGCCGGTGCATTTGGGACAATATCCGAGCCCGGGACCTCGACACATGCCCCATCAACGCCGAACCGCCAGCCATGATAGGGACAGGCGATCGCACCGTCTTTCACGCAGCCGCCAGACAGTGGCAGGCCACGGTGTGGACAACGATCGAGCAGCGCGACTGGCTTGCCATGGCTCAAGAACAGTACGATCGGCTTGCCCATCAGGCGCCGGGCGAGCGGCTTGTCGCGAAGCGCCTTCACCTCGGCCAGCGGATGCCAGCCCTTCGCGATCTCGCTTGGCCAATCCTTGCTCATAACCCCCGCTTCTTCATCATCGGCACCGCGATTCGATCGAGTATCAGCCGCATGAAACCGAACACCGCACGGCGCCCCCAAGGCAAATGCGCGGTCGCGATCGCCATATATTCGATCACCCCGGTGGCGCCGCGGTTGCGTTTGAAATGCGCCGCACCGGCCGATCCGTTGAGCCGGGTGCCGGTCTCCATGGCGACCGTGGTGAAGAGCAACGTCGCGATCCGGTACAGACCTTCCGCTTGCGGGCGTGCGGTATCGTAACCGACAACCGGCGGGGTGAGGACATCGCCGCGGATCAGCGACCCGGCAATCGCCAGGATCGTACCGTCCGCCTCACGCACGCCACGATAGTGCAGGATCTTCTCGCGCCAGGTCATGTGCACATAAGCGGGCGAGAAAACGGGATTGAGCGGCGAATATTTGCCGACATAGAGCAGGTGATAGAGCGCCGCGATGCGGGCGGAATCGGCCTCGGACATGGTTTCGAAATGATCGATCGTCAGCCCGCTGGCTGCAAGCAATGCGCTGTCGGCACGCGTGTCGCGTCGCGGCTCCCATTGCCTGGCCAGATCCGTCGTCACCCAGATCTGCCGGCTTGCCAGCATGGTCCAGCCGTCCCTTGCGGTTGCCTTGAGCAACGCGGGCGACGACCAGCCATCGACCGAGCGGATCGCTATCGCATGATCAGGAAAGTGTCCGACAAGGAACGTGCGGATCGCGGCGACATCGGCGCCATCCCAATCGCCATGCAAATTGGTTGAGAGCAGCCAATTGTCGACATGGACGATACGATTGATGCGCGCCCGGCGGATCAGTCGGTCGGCAATCCCGATCAGCACCGCGAGCACCGGGCGCAGCCTGCCGGTATCGACCAGATCGAGCTCGGCGCGCGCGTAGAGTATGTAAGCACTATGCGGCAGGGTGACATAACTGCCGCCGATCGCGCCATCATTCACCGTTACCGGAAATACCCGCTCGCCCGAACGCAGCGCCAGCCAGCGCGTCGTGACATTGGGGATCATCGCGGTCACGCCGGCGCGGGCGATGCCCTCGATATAGGCGCGCGTCTCGCATGGTTCGGGCCAGGCATCCGGCGGCGGGTCAAGCGGATCGAACAGTCGAAGCGTCACCGGATCGCCTCGCCATTCCATTCGATATCGTCCGTCGTGGCGCTGGTCGGGCTGTGTCGTGCGCGGATCGCCTTGGCAGCGAAGCGCGCCGCATCGATGACTGTGCCGACCACCGGCATCCTGTCACCGGTCCGGCCGATCGAATCATGCCCGCGCCGCCAATCGGCGACGAAGTCGGATAAACGCGCCCCGATCAATGCGGATGGCAATCCGAGCATCGCCATGGCCGGGCTCAGATAACCCAGACCGTCAGTCGGCACAGGATCGGCATCCTCACCCAGCATGGCGCGGGCAAGGGCGGGCTGAGCATCGAACAGGTGCAGGCCACTGATCGCGCGGGGATTGCACTCGATCGGTACGACCATGCCGGCCGGTGTGACGATCAGGTCGAACGACAAATGTCCGGTTATCGCGCCGCTGGCGGCGATGGTTCGCGCGATTTCGAGTCCGCCAGGGCACTCAACGGCCTCAAACGCATAGGCTGCCGCCCGACCGTGCCGCCATACCGGCCGATAGGTCACCGTCGCGACGATCCGCCCCGCACGCGCAAACGACCAGAGGCACAGCTCCTCGCCCGCAATGAAGCGCTGCGCCGCCCAAGGGCGCTCCGGGGTGAGGGGCAGCCGTGCCAGGTCGGCGGCCTTGGGCCGAATCAGCGTGTGCGTCGCAAAACGCGAGAATTCCGGCTTGAGCACCAGCATGGCGGGATCGAGCGGCACCGCTGCGAGGTCGGCGCGGCTCTCGATCCTCCAGGTCTCGGGTGCCGTCATGCCAAGCGCTCGAACATGTTCCGCGAAATCGATTTTCGAGTGCAACATCCGCAGCAGCGCGAGGGGAGGGGCAAGCACGCGACCGTCAAGATCATCGGCCGCGGCGGCAACATAAAATACTTCTTCACAGGTCGGTACGATCGCGACCGGATCGAGGCGGGCGGCAAGGGCGCGCAAGCCGGATGCGAAGGCGGCGAACTCGGTGCGTGGCGGTGCCAGCAAATGTGTCGCGCGAACATGCCGCGACATGCGCGCCGCCCAGGGTATCACCGAATCGGCGAGATGAACTTCATAACCCGCCGCCGCGAAGGAGCGGGCGAGATCGACCGCGACCGGCGCGCGCGCGCCAGTCAGGAGTATCGTCCGGCTCACTGCCCCGCTTCTGCGGCACGTTCCGGGCAATGTGCCGGGGTCAGGCGGATCGCGGGATTGCGCCGCCACAATGCGTTCAATTGCCGCAGCGTCGCCTCGACCCGTCTCGCGCTGCCGAGGAAATTGCTGGTGATCGCCGGCGGCGGCATGTCGCGCCGGATCGCGTCAGTCGACCATGCCGCGTCGGCGACCAGGAAATGCTCGCCATGGGCCTGGTCGTTGGTCACCAGACCCCAATGGCCGGGGCAGTGCCCGGGCAGTTCGACCGCCAACAGGCTGCCGTCGCCGAGAATGTCGGCGCCCATATCGAATGGCTGCAGCGCGTCAGGCAATGCGACCCGTGGTGCTTCTTCGAAGAATCGTGCCCGCGCCGCGATATCGGGCGGCAGCAGGGCACGCAGCACGCCGCGTCGCACCGACGCGATCCGTCCGCCTGAGCATGCGGCGTCGAGCCCCGCCCTGGAGCAATGGATCGCGGCACCGGGAAAGGCATGGGCGCCCGCGATATGATCGGCATGAAAATGCGACAGGATAAGATGGCGAATATCGTCGGGGGCGAGGCCGAAGCGCGTGAGCTGACTGGCGACCTCGGAACCGGCGGCCAACGTTACGGGCGTCAGCCAGCGGTAGAAACGCTCGGGGAAAGGCTGAGTCGCCGCGAAGAAGGCAGGATCATATCCGGTGTCGAACAGCATCGGCCCTTCCACCGGATGGATGATCAGCACCGACAGCGCCGGATAGATAACGGAGCGCCAGCTGCCATCGCGGATCGTCATGCGCTGCGGATGGACGCAATGTCCGGCGCGGATCAGGGAAATGGCTGTTTCACGCATCGCACGATTCCCGGGAGGTCAACGCATGATCGACCATTGCTTCGACATTGTGACGCGGTGACCAGTCAAGCAGCGTGTTCGCGCGATCGAGGCGCAGCGTTTGCGAATAAGCGAGCGTCATGATGGTATAACGCGTGGCGGGAGGCTCAGGCCGGCCCGGCAGCAGCGCCGCGATACGTTCCATCGCACCTGCCACGGCCAAGGCGAGTCCCGCCGGCACGGGTACATAACGCACGTCCGCGCCCATCCGCGCGAAGAGCAGATCGAGCAATTGGCGCAGCGGTCGCGGATCGCCGCCCGAAATATTGATCGCATGGCCGCCCGCGCGCTCGCGTCGGCGATCCGCGGCCGCGAAGGCGAGTGCGGCATCGCGGACATCGGTTGGTTCGATCAGGGCATGACCCCCGCCCGGCAGCGGAAACCGGCCGCGTCTCGCCGCGCGCATCAGGCGCGGCAGCAGCACACTGTCGTGCGGGCCGACGATCGCGCGTGGGCGCAACGACACCGTCCGGAAAGCAGGCGCGTCGGCCGCGAGCACCAGGTTTTCGGCGGCATGTTTGGTTGCCGCATAGCCATTGGCGAAGCGTGCCGCGACCGGACTGTCTTCCGTCAGGCCGATGCGGTCCCGGCGTTCGGCATAGATTGATGGCGTTGAAGCATGGACGAAGGCGCTGCAGCCGGCGTTGCGTGATGCCCGCAACAAGCGTTCGGTGGCATCGATATTGATCCGGCGGAAAGTCTCAGCCGCGCCCCAGGGCGAAGACAGAGCGGCAAGATGAAAGACCGCATCGACACCCTCGACCAGCGGCTCGATCGGGTCGGTGACGAGATCCGCAGCGACGAACCGCGTACCGAGCGTCGCGCCGATGCGTGCGTCGCGTCCCGTGGCGGTGACTCGATATCCTTGGCCCAGCAAATCGCCGACGAGCGCGCGGCCGAGTCCGCCGGTCGCGCCGGTCACCAGCGCATGACGGCTCACCATCGGATCACTGCGCCGCCCAGCGACACGCCGGCCGACGTTCCGATCAACAGGCTATGCGTGCCCGGCGCGGTGCGGCTGGTACTGCGCGCTACGTGCAGGGCGTGCGGCATGCCCGCTGCGATCTGATTGCCATGATCGCGGAAGATATCGATCGTCCGGGCATGGCCATCGGGCACCGCGCGTTTGAGATGTTCGAGCGCCGCGGCGCTGGCCTGATGCGGTATTATCGTATCGATCGCCTCTGCCGCGATGCCGGCTTCATTCAGCAAACGCTTCAGAAAGGGCGGAAACCTGCGCGCGGTGGCACTGAATAATGCCGGGCCGTCCATCCGGAAGCGGCTCGCGGCGAGAAAACCTTCAAGATCGTCATGCGGGCGCAGCCGGGTGCCGCCGGCTTCCAATCGGCACAAATCAGCACCGTCGCCGAAACTGCTCAGCCGGGCGGCAAGCAACAGGCTCGGCCCGTCCGCTTCAACCGCGACTGCCGCCGCGCCGTCACCGAAGATCACTGATGCCTCGGGCGAGGTGAAATCGAGTGCTGCCGATGCGATGTCGGCGGAGACGATCAACCCGCGCCGCCATTTGCCGACTGCCATGCCCATTAGCAGCGTTTCGAACGCGACGATAAACGACAGGCAAGTCGCGTTGACGTCGAACGCGGTGATGCCGCTGCTGCCGATGCCGAGCCGGCGCTGAATCAGCGGCGCGGTTCCGGGGATCGGCTGCTCCATCACGCCGCAGGCCGCGATGACTACGTCGAGATCGGCCGCATCCCATCCGGCATCGATCAGCGCGGCGGCTCCTGCCTGTGCACCGAGCATCGAGCTGGTTTCGTCCTGTTGGGCATAATGGCGCGTCGCGATGGCGAAATTAGCTTCGGTCCAGCCGGGCTCGGTGCCGATGCGAAGGTCGATGTCGGTCGAGCGAATAGCTGTGCGGGGCAGGGCGATACCGCTGCCCACCAATCGAAAACCAATGCCGCGAGTCGCGTTCATGTTATATTATTGAACGGTGTTCATTTCTTTGTAAAGCGACTTATGCGGCGGCGATCGTTTCCAGCACGCGGCGATAGACGGTTTCGAGTGGGGTCGTTTCACCCAGCAGGGCGAAGGTACCGTTCAGAGTGAAGAAGCAATGGCCATGCACCGTTGCCAGCAATGACCGGGTCAGTGAATCCGCCTGGTCTGCCTGTTCCGGTGACAGCACGGCGGCGATCTCGTCGCGCACGATCCCGGTCAGCGAGCGGATCTGCTCGCGATAATATTCCGGCGCCTGCACATCATCCGGCAAGCGATGGTCATAAAGCGCGGTCCAGGCATGGCGGTGGAGAATGGCGAATTCGAAATAGGCCTCGACCAATGTCCGCAAACGGCCCTGTTCGACGGCCGCCAGCCGTGCCTCGACATGTGCCTGCCATAACGCAAGGGTTCGAGCGTTGATCGCCAGCACCAGCAGATCATGTGATTCAAAGACGTTGTAGAGCGTGCCGATCGAATAGCCGATCCGCTTGGCCACTTCGCGCGCCGAGAAATGCGCAAAGCCGACCTCGGACATCTGGCGATGACCTTCGCGGACAATCATCGCCCTGAGCTCTTCGCGCGTATGATCGGATCGTCTGGCCATGGCGCCTTGTCGTTAAGCGGAGGCGGATATCATTAAACAGCGTTCAATAATATTCCAGCGCCTTCGTTTATGGACGCGTAGCCTTTCACAGCCTTCAGCGGCGCAGTGCGCTGGCCGCGCGTGCTTTGGTCTCCACCTCGGCCATCGTGCCGCCGGTCACCCAGCTGCCGCCAACGCACAGCACAGGGGCGAACGCGAGCCAGTCCGGGGCGCTCGCTTCGGTGATCCCGCCGGTCGGGCAGAATTGCGCCTGATAGAAAGGAGCGGCCAGGGCCTTTAGCGCCTTGAGGCCGCCCGAGGCTTCGGCGGGGAAAAATTTGAAGTGCGTCAGGCCAAGATCGAGCCCGCGCATGATGTCGCCCGAATTGGCGATACCGGGCAGATAAGGCACGCCACTGTCGACGATCGGTCGGCCGAGCTTTTCGGTCAGGCCGGGCGAGACGATGAATTCGACATCGAGGTCCATGACCTGGTCGAACTGTTCGAGCGTCACGACGGTGCCGGCGCCGACGATCGCGCCGGGGACTTGCTTCATCTCACGGATCGCATCGAGCGCTGCGGGGGTGCGCATCGTCACCTCGAGCACGCGCAAACCACCGGCGACGAGCGCCTCGGCGAGCGGCCGGGCGGTCGCGGCGTCGTCGATCACCAGCACCGGGATGACCGCACTGGTCCGCATGATCGCTTCGATACCCGTCATGATGTGTGCTCCTGTGCAAAGGCGGCGGCGGCGCCGTAAAGGCCCGGCTGTGGATGTATTATCAGCTTGACCGGGATCGCGGCCATCATCTGCTGGAAGCGGCCTTTGGCGGCGAAGCGCTCGGCAAAGCCGGATCGTGCGAAATGTTCTTTCAAGCGCAGGCCAAGGCCGCCGGCGATGACCACGCCCTTGGCGCCGTGCGCTAGTGCGAGGTCGCCGGAAACGGCCCCGAGGCTGAGGCAGAAACGGTCGAGCGCGGCGAGGGCGAGGCTGTCCCGGCCTTCGAGCGCCAGCGACCAAATCGCCTTGTCGTCAAGCCGCTGGATCGCGCGGCCTTCGATTTCGGCAAGCGTTTCGTAGATGCCGACGATACCGGGGCCGGCGACGATCCGTTCGGTCGAGACGCGAGTGAATTTCTTGCGCAAATGTTTGACGAAGGCGTCTTCGATGCCGTCAAGCGGCGCGTAATCGACATGCCCGCCCTCGGTCTCGAGCACATGATAGCGATCGGCCGTGCGAAAGACCTGTGCGACGCCGAGGCCGGTGCCCGGGCCACATACGGTCAACACGCCGGTTGGCGGAAAAGGTTGATCCGGTCCGGCGAGATGCAGGAATTCGCTATCGGGCGCTTGCGCCACGGCATGGCCGATCGCGCCGAAATCGTTGATCAGGACATAATCATCGACATCCAACCGATCGGGAATAAGGGCAGGGCGGATGATCCACGGATTGTTGGTCAGCTTGATCACCTCGCCACCGATCGGCGAGGCCACCGCGATCGCCGCGGCGCGGGGGACAGGGCGGCCGAGCGCGGCACCGAATGCCTGCCAGGCGGTCTGGAGACTGGCATGCTCGGCGGTCTTCTGCGTCATCGGCTCGCCGAGCGAGACGACGCGGCCATCCGCGACCTCGGCGATGGCGAAGC
This portion of the Sphingomonas sp. So64.6b genome encodes:
- the glk gene encoding glucokinase; translated protein: MEVVTVDIGGTHARFAIAEVADGRVVSLGEPMTQKTAEHASLQTAWQAFGAALGRPVPRAAAIAVASPIGGEVIKLTNNPWIIRPALIPDRLDVDDYVLINDFGAIGHAVAQAPDSEFLHLAGPDQPFPPTGVLTVCGPGTGLGVAQVFRTADRYHVLETEGGHVDYAPLDGIEDAFVKHLRKKFTRVSTERIVAGPGIVGIYETLAEIEGRAIQRLDDKAIWSLALEGRDSLALAALDRFCLSLGAVSGDLALAHGAKGVVIAGGLGLRLKEHFARSGFAERFAAKGRFQQMMAAIPVKLIIHPQPGLYGAAAAFAQEHTS